The Pseudomonas sp. S06B 330 genome contains the following window.
CTACATCACCGTAATCGATGCAACGCGCGACCCCAAGGCCGACACCGTGACCGGTTTCAAACCCTTGATGATCGCCCCCAAGGCCCAGCAGGACCTGGGTTTGAGCAGCAAGACGCTGGGCGAAAAGCCAGTACTGACCTACGTCAATGACTACGGCGGCCGCCCGCAATTGCAGTTCAGCTGTGTGGCCAGCACCTGTACCGCCAGTCCCGTCGACAACAAACGCTGACTCCCGAGCCCTGTCGTATTCAAGTGAGTGCACACCATGATGCCTGGAACCCGTAGCTGCCTGGCAGCCTTGCTCTACAGCGCAAGTGTTTCAACCTTGTCTCATGCCGCTGGCACCCTTGCGCAGACGGCCGAGGTTCAAGTGACCGGGACCTTGCTTGAAAGCGCCTGCTATCTGGACCCGCGCTCCACCTATCAGACCCTGGCACTGGGCGACCTGAGCACCGCCCGATTGTTGCGCGTGGGCGATCAGGGTACCCCTGTGGCCCTGCACCTCAAGCTGCACGGTTGTGTGCGCAGTGACGGCGGTCGACGGGACAGTCAGCATGGAACCCTGATCTGGAGCGCCATCGAACCGGTCCTGGCACTGACCTTCAATGCCGTGGCCGATGCCGACAGCCCCGAACTGATCAAGGTGGCCGGGGCCGAGGGCTTCGGCCTGCGCTTGCTCGATGTCCAGGGCCGCGACGTGCGCCTGGGCCGAACCGCGCCGGCGTGGTTCGTCTCGCCAGGCGATAACCAGCTGACCTATTACATTCGCCCTGAGCGCACAGCGGCCCCTTTGCGCCCGGGCGCCTTCCGCGCCAGCCTGAATGTGAACCTGGCGTATGACTGAGGCCCCTGCAATGACTACCGCACGTCCCGCACTGCTGGCCATGCTGCTTGGCTGTGCATCCATTACCCACGCTGACGAGCAGCAGGTGGTGACGATCGAGGGGGTCGTCTATGCGGCGATTCCTTGCGTGATCAATAAAAACGCGCCCATTACTGGCCCCTTTGGCGATGTGCAGACCGCCGGTATCGATGGCAATTACAAGACCATCACCCTGGAGTACGCGCTCGACTGCAGCCGCTCGGCGACCAATGAACTGCGCATGCAGGTACGCGGTGACCCCGCTTTCGATCCCGCGCTGCTGTTGGTGCGGGGTTATGACAACCTCGGCATTGCCCTAAAAAAAGACGGCGTACCGCTTGCGCTTAATACCTGGGCTGACTTCGACACCCGCAAAAAGCCAGTGCTGCAAGCCGTCCTGGTCAAACGAGAAAACAGTGTGGTCCAAGCCGGCGGCTTAAATGCCGGTGCAACCCTGGTGGTGGATTATCG
Protein-coding sequences here:
- a CDS encoding fimbrial protein, which codes for MMPGTRSCLAALLYSASVSTLSHAAGTLAQTAEVQVTGTLLESACYLDPRSTYQTLALGDLSTARLLRVGDQGTPVALHLKLHGCVRSDGGRRDSQHGTLIWSAIEPVLALTFNAVADADSPELIKVAGAEGFGLRLLDVQGRDVRLGRTAPAWFVSPGDNQLTYYIRPERTAAPLRPGAFRASLNVNLAYD
- a CDS encoding fimbrial protein produces the protein MTTARPALLAMLLGCASITHADEQQVVTIEGVVYAAIPCVINKNAPITGPFGDVQTAGIDGNYKTITLEYALDCSRSATNELRMQVRGDPAFDPALLLVRGYDNLGIALKKDGVPLALNTWADFDTRKKPVLQAVLVKRENSVVQAGGLNAGATLVVDYR